ATATTGAAGCTGTTACAGATTTTTTAATGAGCAAAGCTGGGAGTTCGATTTTTCCAAGAGATGCTCAATTCAAAAAAAGTTTTGTTGAACTAGATATATATAACAGGGGAAATAAATTAGCGTTATTTACTTTATACAATATTGAAAAACATCAGCATAAAGAAATTGTAGAATTTGATCAATTAACAGTAGAACATATTATGCCACAAACCTTAACCCCTAAATGGAACATTGATTTAGGAAAGGATGGAGATGAGGTTCATAAATTATATAAGGATACTATTGGAAACTTAACAATTACAAAATATAATTCGGAAATATCAAACAAAAGCTTTGAGGACAAAAAAGATATTTATTCGAATTCAAACATTAAATTGACAAGAGATATTACAAATTTTGAAAAATGGAATAAAAATAGCATTATAGGTAGAGCAAATAGTTTATTTGAAAGAGCAAATGAAATTTGGGAACTTCCAGTAGACGATTATATAAATGTAACACAGGAAAATTTAATTACAGGTGAAGAGTATTCAATAATGGATAATGTAGATGTTACAGGATATAAGCCTACGGCATTGATTATAGATAATGATAGAATTCCCATTTCATCATGGAAGGACATGTTAGTTGAAATGTGTGATTTTTTATTAAATTTTGATAGAGAATTGTTTTATTCTTTATTAGATAATAAAAACTTTAGAAAATTAATTTCTAGGAATGCTGATGATATAAGGAAAGAAGAACAGTTGGCAGAAGGCTTATATCTAGAAACAAATTTAAATGCAAATGATATTTTAAATTATGTCAGACTGTTAACTACAGAATTTGATATGGAAGAATTCATTGATTTTACTGTAAGATACTAATGTATTATATGATGATTTTTTAGTTACACGATTAGAATCATGAAAGGGCTGAATAAATTCAGAAAAATAAAGACAACAAAAATTGTTAATGATATAATAAAGGTTAAAGTGGACCATTTGAGAGGACGTGATGGTAATATATGCTAGAATATACTTCTGTATTGAAGTCTAGACCTTTTTTATATCTTGAACTTAAAAAGGCAGCACAGCTGAAAATACAAGGACTAGACGAAAAAGAAATAAAATATAAAGCTATAGAAGAAAATATATTTGCTGTTAACACAGAAACCAGAAAAAAAGAAATTGCTTCAACAGTTATCAATAGAATAGAAGAATTAGACATGTATATATTGGATAAAATTGTTAATGGAAGTTTACAAACAAGTAAACAATTGGCTTTATATAGTATTTTAAAAACTGACAGATTGTTCTTTGAGTTTATGAAAGAAGTCTACAGAGAAAAAATACTACTAAAAGATTCTATCATAACCGATAAAAATTTTAATATTTTTTTTAGGAGAAAGGCTGAACAGAGCGAACAAATAGCAAATTGGAAAGATTATACACTTTACAAATTAAAACAAGTTTATAAGAGAGTTTTATCTGAAGCAGGATTTATCAAAAATTCAAAGAAAGAAATTGAAATTATACCTCAAATAATGGAGGCTGAAGTGATTGAATATTTAAAAGATAAAGGAGATATATTGTATCTAGAAGTGATGTTAGGAGAGATATAGATGGAAATTTATGAAAGACTGGACAAAATCCTTCCAAGGGTGCAGGAGAAACGATTTAGAGAAAATAAAGGTTTGGGAAATGAAATAGGTTTTTACATATTTGATTATGATCCATCAGACGAATTAATTGTTAGGGATCATATCAAATTTTTAAAGCAAAAAATAAACAATGAAGATTTAGAGATTAAAATCAAGGAATTTGATTTATATGAGATTATTTTAGAAATATTAGAGGACAAGGGTTATCTTAACAAGGTTTTTGAAATGGAAAAACAAAGGGGAACAGAATATGTTATAAATGCCATAAAAAAGACTTTAAGACTTACTCAAAAGAATGATTTAGTTGTTGAATATATAAGAAACCGAGTTAACGATAATGATATAGTTTTTTTAACAGGAGTAGGTAAAGCATGGCCTATTATTAGATCTCACACTGTTTTAAATACTTTACATGCTCCAATAGATGATGTTCCTCTAGTTATGTTTTTTCCAGGAATATATGACGGATTGGAACTCAAATTGTTTGGAGAAATAAAAGATGACAACTATTATAGGGCTTTTAAATTAATTGATAGATAAAGGGGGGAATGGCGCTATGGAACTTAGAAAATTGTTCTATAAAGAAATTGATAGGGAAATCAAAGGTGTTATTAAAATTGGACAAGAAGATGACAAAAATGTTTATCAAGAACTGGAAGAATACATAGTTACTAGGGAATTATCTAAGCATTTTAGTGAATTTTTCGAGGCTTATGAAAAAGGGCTCAACAATTATACGGATAAAATGGGAGTTTGGATTTCAGGCTTCTTCGGAAGTGGTAAGTCTCACTTCTTGAAGATACTTTCATATCTGTTGGAAAACAAAGAGGTCAGGGGAAAAAAAGCGATTTCATATTTTGATGACAAGTTAGAAGACCCTATGGTGCTGGCAGACATGAAGATAGCAGGGGATACAAGTGCTGATGTAATTTTATTTAATATAGATTCAAAATCAGATTCGAATTCTAAAACAAATAAAGATGCTATAGTCAAAGTTTTCATGAAAGTATTCAATGAAATGCAAGGTTTATGTGCTGCATTGCCTTGGGTTGCAGAATTAGAGAGACAGCTACTAAAAGATGGTACATATGAAGCCTTTAAATCTAAATTTGAAGAATTGTCAGGTAATAAATGGACTGATGCGAGAGAAGATTTCTATTTTGAAGAAGACAACATTGTAAAAGCCTTAGCAGAAACAACCAAAATGAGTAGGGATGCTGCAAGAAGTTGGTACAACAAGGCAGAAGAAAACTATTCTTTAAGTATAGAAAAATTTGCAATGATGGTTCAAGAATACATAGAATCCAAGGGTAATAATCACCATGTGGTTTTTTTGGTAGATGAAATTGGACAATATATTGGCGATGATGTAGGTCTTATGTTGAATCTTCAAACATTGGTAGAAGATTTAGGGACTTATTGTGGAGGAAGAGCATGGGTCATAGTTACATCCCAACAAGATATTGACTCTATTACAAAGGTGAAAGGAAATGATTTCTCCAAAATACAAGGTAGATTCAACACTAGACTTAATTTATCTTCTGCGAACGTAGACGAAGTAATTAAGGGAAGGATACTTCGCAAAAATGATGTTGCTATAGATACATTAAAACTCCTATATCAAGATAAAGAAGCTATACTAAAAAACCTAATTACTTTTTCTTCAGATACAGCTGAAATGAAAACATACAGAACTGAAGAAGATTTCATAGATGTATATCCTTTCATACCATATCAATTTAATCTATTGCAATCTGTGTTTACAGGGGTAAGACTCCATGGGGCTAGTGGCAAACACTTATCTGAAGGAGAAAGATCCTTACTTAGTGCTTTCCAGGAGTCGGCAGTTATGTATGCAGATGAAAAAATAGG
This window of the Sporanaerobacter acetigenes DSM 13106 genome carries:
- a CDS encoding DUF1788 domain-containing protein → MEIYERLDKILPRVQEKRFRENKGLGNEIGFYIFDYDPSDELIVRDHIKFLKQKINNEDLEIKIKEFDLYEIILEILEDKGYLNKVFEMEKQRGTEYVINAIKKTLRLTQKNDLVVEYIRNRVNDNDIVFLTGVGKAWPIIRSHTVLNTLHAPIDDVPLVMFFPGIYDGLELKLFGEIKDDNYYRAFKLIDR
- a CDS encoding DUF1819 family protein, giving the protein MLEYTSVLKSRPFLYLELKKAAQLKIQGLDEKEIKYKAIEENIFAVNTETRKKEIASTVINRIEELDMYILDKIVNGSLQTSKQLALYSILKTDRLFFEFMKEVYREKILLKDSIITDKNFNIFFRRKAEQSEQIANWKDYTLYKLKQVYKRVLSEAGFIKNSKKEIEIIPQIMEAEVIEYLKDKGDILYLEVMLGEI
- a CDS encoding HNH endonuclease family protein, with the translated sequence MSKAGSSIFPRDAQFKKSFVELDIYNRGNKLALFTLYNIEKHQHKEIVEFDQLTVEHIMPQTLTPKWNIDLGKDGDEVHKLYKDTIGNLTITKYNSEISNKSFEDKKDIYSNSNIKLTRDITNFEKWNKNSIIGRANSLFERANEIWELPVDDYINVTQENLITGEEYSIMDNVDVTGYKPTALIIDNDRIPISSWKDMLVEMCDFLLNFDRELFYSLLDNKNFRKLISRNADDIRKEEQLAEGLYLETNLNANDILNYVRLLTTEFDMEEFIDFTVRY